In Lolium rigidum isolate FL_2022 chromosome 3, APGP_CSIRO_Lrig_0.1, whole genome shotgun sequence, the genomic window CTAAACTTTGCGTCGCTAAAGTGTAGTGAAAGTTACCAGCGAGAATGCGATAGTTTGTCCGGTGTTACTTTCATTTACTAAGATGTGTTCAGTAAACTTGATACAGGAAGCCCATTTGAAGTTTTCACCCGTATCAGACTCTCGTCACGCTAATGACGAGATGCCGTGTACCATGTCGCAGTCTCATCCCAAAAAAATTAACCCGGTGTTTGACAAAATCAAGTGCCCGCCAATTATCTATTTgttgaaaataaaaacaacaagaacaagaaagGGTACCGTGGCGAACAAGAATTCCTCGGAGGAATGCTGTTACTCGAGAGAGCAATGTTCAACCAAAGCTGGTTCAAGATGCACAACAATTGCAACGTCCTTGCTCACCAGAATTAGAAGTTGGAAATGACATATTTTTCTTCACAATTATACCAGATTATATTTAAGAGTGCTGAATTTATTTTCCATTTCCCCCCTTGAGAGTGCTTAATTTGTTCATTGAGAAAACTGCACTTCTAGATTTCCAAACTTTGCACCAAAATTTAACTTCTAatgattttctgattttttttttatctatgcACCAAGGTAGACATGTACTCATTGAACTTGGTAGAAGAAATTGACTTGAAGTTTTCAACACGTTTTTAGCTCACCACTCCTTGATAGTAGATGTCATCGGACGATGCCGTGTTTTATGTTGAATCATTGTCCAAAAAAATAATTTGTAAGTTTGACGGTCTTACACTCCCACCAATAATTCCTTCAGTGGAAAAGCATGTATAACGAAGAATACCGTGGGCGCACTCGTTTCTCTAGGAAGAATGTTGGAACTCAAGAAAATAATTGTTCAACCAAAATTTGTTCAACATATAAAAATTGAAATGTACTTAGTCACCAGCAATTAGAACACAACGAAAGGTTGCAATCATGCCCCATATTTGGCGAGGGCTTAAttgtttatttttcttatttttgtcAGACAGTTCTTAATCTATTCATCGGGGAAAAATTTGCTTTTAGATTTCCGAACTTTGCGGCAATTCAACATTTCATGCTACATTGCTGCAAAGAAACTAATTCTTAATGCCATATGCGTTGATTGTTTTGCCAAGTCCCATTGAGCTGATATTTTAAGAAGTATCGGTCGACTTCTTAAAAATGCAAGGTACACTTTTCAATAAACTAAAGTTACACGTTTCTAAATTAGCAGGGACTGATGGAATCCCAGTTTATTAAGACATAGACAAAGCTTAAGTTTAATCACACACGAAAAACCTCTCAACATAGGAAACCGTTTACTTGTGGAGTCTTTGTCGAGTTCAATATGATTTTCATTGATGTGATATCCATACGAAACCAGAGGGCGAATTTCTGAACCCCCCGTCAGATCCACCTCGCCACCGGCGATTCGCCGGTTTCCCCCGTCTCCGGCggctgctccggcggcgggaggctgGGGAAATCTCGAATCCCGGTGTGTACATAGCATAGGAGCTGTTAGCCTGTTAGGGACCTCGCCGGCAGCGCCGTGGAGATGGAGGCGTGGCTGGTTTCGTGTTTGTAGGTGGTGCTCGCCATCTTCGGCTGTGGTGCTCGGTGGAGCAGCATGGCAGAGCACTTCCTTCCTCGCGCTGGGGGTTCGTCGGGGCCGCCGTGTGCGTCCGTCCCCCTCCTAGATCTTGAGGCGGCGGATCCCCGGAATAAATGGAGATGCTGTTGGTGAAGCGAGGCGATGCAGCCGACGGAGCAGGATGTAGGCTCTTCGGAGTTCGAGGTtcgacgacttcccgtccgcaggGGGTCTTCTTCTGATCCAAGGTTCGAGTGGAGAAGCAGCGGGGGCGCGCCATCGGCACGTTTTGCTCTTGGCCGGCGACATCGAGTTGCAGAGGGTCTTGTTTGTAATTTTCATCTTTGGTGTGGACCTTTCTGTAATTTACCTGCTTTAATATCAACAGCTTTTCCTCGCAAAAAAAGAAACTAGTTTTACTGATGTGCATGCTGCATGAATGTGAAATGCAAGTTTGATGACAGTGCAAATTGATATTGTGACAATGTTAAAAACAGAAGATAGGTTATAGCCGGTTTCGCTAATTGATCGGACAATTCTCTTCTTGTTTATGCTATTTTCTCCATTTTTTAAAGAATATCTCATTCTTACACAATAAAATTGTATGTTTCCTCTATCCCAAAATAGAATGCATGTACAAGATTGTGTTATGtaagaagaaagaatttgttgACCTCGAAgatgagagtggattttgtacacccacgcatgggtgtgggtgtttccgtcaccgttcattgtgctttaagattcggataaaaagaggagagagaaaagaaTCTTTCTCTCTtccatggtgggcacgaatctcgaggaataaatgaacggtgatagaaacacccacacccatgcgtgggtgtacaaaagtatttccgccTCGAAGATTTATTAatgtcttttagactttattttgtaatcgttggagtcagttaatgtatctctaccatgcatgtactatttgttagtatgaatatatatggtattgattgtcaaaaagaaAATAGAATGACCATAATCTTTGGATAAGGTTAAACTTCTCAAAGTTTGatcaactatatagaaaaagtgtcaacatttataaccttaaattaatatttttagaaccatcatgaaatatattttcgtattaTGTGCACTTAAAATTTTAGATGTTGATAGTTTTTTGTATATagttgctcaattttttttttaactttGACTGAAAACTATAGGCATCCTAATTTGGTAATGAGGAAGTATGACGAACTTATTTGGATAAAGTTAAACTTCTCAAAGTTTGattaactatatagaaaaaagtATCAACATTTATAACATTAAATTAATAATTTTAAaatcatcatgaaatatatttttgtattatGTGCATTTAACattttagatgttgatatttttcgtATATAGTTgcttaaatttttaaaaaattaacttTAACTGAAAACTATAGGCATCCTAATTTGGGAAGGAGAAAGTATGACGAATTTATTTGAGGTGTGCACGCATAACTTGTCGAGGTGCATGTGCTTTATTCATTCAATCTGCGCGTAACCCGTACATACAAAGGCAACAAATGGGCGCACAACTTATTTCATCAACCGTGCGTTTGCTGAAAGCTTCTCCTGCTCATGTTTCTCCCTGTGAATGGAGAAACCTTCTGGTAGCTCGTAGACCTGCAGAGAGCTTGCTGGTCGTGTCAACTGGCGTGTGCTACTTTCTTCAGTTCGACATAAGGCGGGTCCCTCTGCACTTAGAAAAGGATTATGTAAATGGACTAAACTTTGAGATTCTTACTACGAAACTTGCGCTGGTAAAGTGTGAAGGAAGTCATCGACAGGAGTACTATAAAATGTGTCCGATGTTACTCTGGTCTTTAACATGTGTTCAATAAACTTGACAGAGAAAATTGATTTGAAGTTTTCACGATCCTGTCAGGCTGTCACAATACCCGACTGTAAATGTCGTGACGAGATATGCCGTGTTTTATGTCCAAGTCTTGCTTCCAAAAATTAATCAGCAGTTTGATGGACTCAAACTCCCGCCAATAATTATTTGTTAGAAAAAAAGAACGATATCGTGCCGAGCAAGGTTTCCCCAGAAGAATGTTGTGACTTGAGAAACAAAAATTGGACAAAAAATAGTTCATCGTATAAAATAAATGCAAATTATTTCATCATATAAAATAAATGCAAAATAGTAAATTTGAATGCTATAACTTCAACGATTTTGCTAATTAACATCCAACTAGTTTTCAAAAAAACTAACATCCAACTAAAGCCTCAATTAATTTCTTAAAACACGAGTTGCACTTTGTActaaactaagagcatctccagtcgcgtcccccaaaccgtcccccaaagggatttggggcgcgccggaccaaaaaagcgttccagccgcgtccccaaagccctttttgtccggcgcgcgcccgatacggtgtccggcgccccgagcccgtccccgtcccacgggggacgcaccggggacgccggacacaacgaagcgaggcggggagtggcggggccgacccgtcggcggcacaattaatttaaacctaaccgtcgcctacctcgcgacggaagttattggcgcgcggcgacggtgcagttcccgcagagggcgcggcggcgcgtcccgtcgcgcctagctctgcgtgccggcgttaacgagcaccaccgctcctccgcctccctccggcctataaaaggggcgcctctcatcgtccctctcacacacaaacccctagcgcctctctcccaaaccctagccgccaccatctctcaacaagactcgccgccatgtccggtagaggcggaggccgacctcgcggccgcggccgtggtcgtggtcgtggtcgtggccgcggcatagccgaacgatcgccgtcgcctcccgcgccgtcgtcttcatcgtcggagatggacgtggagcaggACGTCctcgttcgagttcgtccacgtcctcaagggcgacccgcgcggcatccggaggctgccggactccttcgccgagtacgtcggcggcgtacgcccgcgcacgatgcatccgcgggagcattcgtgcggctaccgccggtggatcgtcgacgcgatctacgacgcgcgcggcaagatgtacctcaacatcggctgggagaagttcgcgcgccaccacagcctccaagccggcttcatcctcgtgttctcctacttcgacaacagggacatgagcatcaaggtcttcgacgagagtcgctgccgccgggactaccacgtcgacagggactcccacgacgacagcaccgactcggaggacgactgagtgttgtttcttcgcagcgaatacgtgcacggaggtttctgcctgttcgcctcatcggtagaaccaacaagggcaccatcctcccgctggattttccgagcttaggtgatctgggtgtgcccggagtgttgtttcttagcagcgaacacaggaaaccgccgatgcacggcctagttaggtttagtttttttgcaatattttatatttgtgtccaccatggttcaaactatgtattagtttgtggaaaaccatgttctaaCTATGTCtttgtgtaaaccacgttcccaattatgtattagtttgtggaaattgaaataaaaatgccaagaaagattattttaaatgtttgggggcggcgtttgggggacgcggctggggagcgacgtcccccaaacgcggcacgaacaaaacacgtcccccaaacgctcaatccggcgcggtttgggggacgctttgggggacgcggctggagatgctctaaagttgCATTTTTGTGAATGGATTGAGACTTGCGGAATTCTCGATTGATTAGGACAGACATACCTTTTTTgtcagagaaaaagcttttacaaGGCACCACAAACAAATATCTTTGAACTTATTAAACCGTTTACTAGAGGAGTCTTCGTCGACTTCTATTTGGGTTCTTATTTGTGAGACGTTCACATGGAGCCAATTTTACTTGTGTGGTTGCTACATGATACGAGTTGCAAGTTTGATGGCGGTGAACATTAGATGCGACAATGTGAAGAAAGAAACAGAAGAAAGAACATTCCATCAATTAGCACGCAACAAAACTATAGTATGGACGAGCTTATTTGAGGTGTGCATCCATTACTATTCGGGGCGCGTGTGCTTTATTCATTCACTTCATCAAATCCAACTTATGTGCGTGCATAGCCCGCACATACAAAAGCAACAAATGAAACAACTTGTACAAACCGGTGGACACAACGAATTTATGTACCACGAACTGACGAACACAATGTGTGCACTTTCATGCACCTTGGACGCACGCACGTGCACTAGCTAATTCAGAAGCCGTAGCGATATGCACGCATCGGTATCATCGATCCCTTTCGTGACTTCATCATCAGTTGAAGACGTCGCACTGCTGGCGTATGTTGCCCTGGCTGCCGGACTTGACCCCGACGCGGCCGAGCTTGGTAATGGCGTCGACGAAGGCCGAGTTGAAGGCGGCCGTGCTGTTGGCCAACGCGTTGACGTTGGTGCGGGTGCGGCTGTCGGTGTAGAGCACCTGGTCGGAGGCGAGCAGGCCGCCGCCGTCCTGCAGGTTCCGGAAGTACTGGTTGTCGAAGGTCGCCGGCGAGGACTGGTCCATGAGCACCATGGGGTCCGACGACCCGTCGGCGGGGCACTTGGTCCTGAGGAACGCCGCGTAGGTGGGGTTCAGCGTCGGGTCCGCCGGGTTGCCGTACACCCGGTCCCTGAACGTGCCGCAGTGCGCAAGCCCCACGGTGTGCGCCGCTGTTTATATAGAACAACAAACTTGTTAGGTGCGTCCTGTGTCAGTGTCTCAGGGTAGAGACGCGTGTGTGTCATTGTGTCTTACGGCCTTACCTGAGAGAGCGACCATGTGCGACGTGGTGAGTCCATGAGCTCTGAAGATTGCGATCAGCTGGTTAATGGTGTGGGTAGGACGCGGCAGCAGGCCCGGCACGCTGCTGGCGCTGGAGCTCAGGCCGTCCAGCCTGCCCAGCTCCACCGGGTAGAAGGGACCGCCGCTCTGTTATTGAAGAACACAAACAGTCTATTCAGGCTAGGGTATTCATGGATTGTACGTCTACTATGGAGATGGCGAGCG contains:
- the LOC124700609 gene encoding peroxidase 51-like, translating into MAWSSLPFVVLFALAVSAQLGASDLAPDYYSDTCPNLETIGCDGSVLISSTAGSAAERDADDNKSLAFEGFDTVNAAKVAVEAACPDLVSCADILTIATRDAISMSGGPFYPVELGRLDGLSSSASSVPGLLPRPTHTINQLIAIFRAHGLTTSHMVALSAAHTVGLAHCGTFRDRVYGNPADPTLNPTYAAFLRTKCPADGSSDPMVLMDQSSPATFDNQYFRNLQDGGGLLASDQVLYTDSRTRTNVNALANSTAAFNSAFVDAITKLGRVGVKSGSQGNIRQQCDVFN